ATATTAGTTCCCAAATCAAAGACCAATTAGCCCAACTGAACCGTATCGAGCTGATAACGATACCCCGCCGCAACCAGAAACAGCAAATCTCCAGACAAACCAAGCGGTGGATTAACCAAACTCGCCAGATAGTTGAAACGGTTAATGGGCAATTGAGTCAACAATTTCATATACAAAACAATCATGCCCATAG
Above is a genomic segment from Candidatus Poribacteria bacterium containing:
- a CDS encoding transposase; this encodes DYGRVESKKQTIFGYKLHLLVTARGVIVDFELAPASETDLSVGYELLSNHQNKRVIGDKAYISSQIKDQLAQLNRIELITIPRRNQKQQISRQTKRWINQTRQIVETVNGQLSQQFHIQNNHAH